In Malus sylvestris chromosome 2, drMalSylv7.2, whole genome shotgun sequence, the genomic stretch ATAAGCTTGGATCCAATAAGAAAGAATCAATGCTGCTGTCCTTGTTGCAACAATTTTAATTTGTGCGGCTATAAAAACATCCTCACCCAAATTCTAAGTAACATAACTTATATTCTCACAGTAATATTGGACCTGGTAATAAAAATCTGATATTATATTTAACCAAAACCTATATGATTAGAAATCAGAAGGCTGtaatatattaattaacacAAAAAATTTTATTTCAGATGACATTATTCACATAACTTCTTTCATAAGAAAGTAATATTCTATGTATTTTGGGACCTATCTTACTCTACATTGGTCTCATTCGTTGTAAAAGTTTGTATATCAACCGGAATTCAAGCTCATGAAATTGTTGATCTTGTAGcgattgaataaaaaaaaatgttatttcaCCCAAACCTAGATCATGCCctaaccaagccaaaacataaTTAGTTACTAATAAGTACAAATTATCGATAATTTAAGTATGTAGCTTTTTATATGCCTGTCATAtagaaacttaaaataaaaaaataaacaatgacGTGACTACATTTTGTTTGGATTGGCAGGCCGACCTTGAGGTAGTCGGATAAGGCAATTGCTTAGAtaggttcaaatttttattcTATATATACTGTAGATAATataaatcaataaaagtaagcCAAATTTAACAAATGTGTACCTGGCGTGGTGGTAATAGAGTGTGTAATGTTTCTCGGCGTTTGCAGTTTGAAATTCGATGGTGTTGCATATCAATTTACAAAGGATCGAAGATCATAAAACTCTTGTGACTCCCAAATTTTCATCTTCtaatgaagaatgatgcacgtgTCAAGCACGTGAAACCTTTATTTGATTTTGCCAAAATTACCCTTGACTGACCGCCACCGGTTTTATTCTCTCTGGTTCTCTCAGTCTCAACTCAGAgtacagaaaagaaaagaaaaaagaggaagagaagtAAAATGGTGCGAACGAATCTGAAGGGGGAGACGATGGGCCTGATGGAGAAGAGGACTGCCCTGGAGGCGGAGATCAACGCCATCATCGAGCGTCTTACTCAGCCCGGCGGCCCTGGAATCTCCGGCAACCTCCTTGACTCCGAGgtcaatctttttttttcttttttttttaatttacaatatttggggatttagggtttttggtgtTCCGTCCTCTTCGAATGTGTAGGGTTTTCCTCGCGAAGACATTGACATCCCAGCTGTGCGAGCGGAAAGGCGTCGTCTTGCGGGTAAAAAAAGGATATTTTAGTGTTGTATTTGAACAAATTGCATATTAAATTAATCGCAATAAATTGGGGAGCTTTGTTTATTGCTTCTAATGGAGGTTCTGATGTTGGTATTTGTTATTTCTTTGTGTTCTTGCTTGTAATTGCAGAATTGCGAAATGATCACAAAGAGGTTACCGAGAAATTGAACCGAAATATAGAAGTTCTGCATTCGGCAAGGCTTACTCCGAAACAATCATCACTCAAAGATTCAGGTAGGTTTTTGAAACCCGGCATGCATATTATCGTTTTGGTAGGAAAGTTATATTTTCTGCGGTTTAATCTGTTTCGTGTTTTGATATGTATTGTGTGTATGTGAGTAGTGAGTGCCTGTGCATTGTGAGAATTCTGAGATTTATTGGCCTTTCCAGATAGGAGCTAAATATAAATTGTACTGTGTATCTATCAAGATATGTGACACCTGCATTTTTGTCTAATGTTTCTGTGATGATGGATGTCAGATGGCCAAAGCGCATCAGTTGTCAACGTGGTTGTATCTGCATCCTCAACCAATGTTCATACTGGTTCTACCAATACCATGGATGTGGATGTGATTGTGAGTGTACCCTTTGCGTTGGTGGATGAGATAGCTGATGAATCACCAGCAGCAGAGGATGGTTTGCAGCTTGGAGATCAGATTGTTAAATTTGGTAGTGTAGAAAATGGCGATAATTTGTTGCAGAAACTTGCTTCCGAGGCTCAAGCTAATCAGGGCCGTGGGATACCTGTAATACTTGTAAGGCAAGGTGCTCAAGTCAACTTAACCATGACACCTAGAACATGGCAAGGCAGGGGTCTACTCGGGTAAGTGTCGTTTCATTtcgtttcatttttcttttgttaaatgcattcatgatttgattacttGTCATAACTTCTTTGTTAGGGAGGGCACTGGTTAACATTTCGTGTTAGTGCTATTGAGGTTCATAAAAGTTCTCCAAAGAATATATAATTGACAACTTTTTCAGTAAATTTCCGATGTTCATCAAGTAACATTGAATTATTGTTAATCTTTCTTCTGAGTCTAACATCCAATCTAAGAACGATACCGTAGAAAACCTTTGGTCAGGAAATTGTTATATTGCCAACTCAGTTTGGATGGTGAGATTATGAACCCTTTGGTCACAAATTGCCTACCATTATTACGTAGGCGGGTGCTATTTGGAACGTTGTGCCCAACCTAAAGCTTGCTTTGCTAAACAAAACAACACATCCTTAACCAACCTGGTCcgtttttctatttttgcaaGAAATATGTAGTATTTTGATTCACTTACTATTTGTTGTTTTGTCGGTACTTGCAGCTGCCATTTCCGGATCTTGTGAGCGTTCTGTTTTCCGGTTCTTCACAAGCCAGAGGACTCAAAGACAGTTTAATGAACGTTGGTTAAGATGGTGCTACATCTTCTCTTCGACTTCTTTCTCTGccgcgaaaaaaaaaaaaacacgtttAAGTTAATGGTAGCTTTCAGAAATAGCCCTTTTTATTACATCATGTGTGGTTTCCTAAAGTCTTTCTACAGCTTCATTGCAGCTGCATCAAGATCATTTGTGAACCGTGTTGCATTGACAAATGAAAAGTTTTTCGGCGTGATTGTCACACCGTTATATGTTATTAATAATGCCCTTGTGACTGAAATATTTGTGTCTTTCCAAATTGTCAAACTCCAATTAAGGTCATGCCAATATGATGGCTGTCACTCTCACCTGTAGCTTAGCCCATCTTCAAAGGGCAGATGAGGCAAGATATTGCATGTTTGTAATTTATGGTTTAGTCGAACTGAATGGAGAGAGtatataaaatctatttacTCGAGTTTAACTTTCTTTTTTCGaagtttaaattaatttaatgtagATTATCGTTTTGTTTACAAAATATTCTACCTTTTGTATGGTATTTTGtagattttatttatatatatatattcattgaGCTCAAAACTCAATGGTTGCTTCTACCGTTTCcactaaaaaaattagaaactaTTTGAATTATATATTTAGTAATAAGTTGTGAAGGTGAAGTGTGCTATTTAAATATTTGGGTAGCAAACCATCTTAAAACACCAAGAAGTGTGTTATTAAATAAGGTATTTGAgttctttttttatataataaatagtTTAATTCCATTTTTTAGTTGGCTATGAATTCTTATATAATTTATTGAGTAACATCCGGAGGACACAAAACGGGTAAacaaaattttctcctcctGAACATCAAAGGAATTAGAAACATTATCTTTACATAAAAAAAGGGTTAACAGACTACGACCCTCTTATCATCTACGGGTCTTATTTCGTTTTATCTAATCACTTTAATAAcatacttatttacaagtttacGCTGAAAAGCTTAACTCTAATGATAAGTAGTTCAAACTTTTCAATGAACTAATAACTCGTTTGGAAATACTTTTAATTAACTGGATGTGCTTTTGGTAAGATTGATTTTGCATttcaaaatcacatcaaatgcTTGTTGGAATAAGCGCATATCTAGTGCTTCTTACTGAAAGCATTTCGAGGTATTTTTTTAAGatcaccaaaaacactttcaatcaGTTTAAAAACACGTTCAAACgagttctaatttaattttacgtTTTGTATTAActtttggagaaaaaaaaaataactaaaaaggAGAAATATCTTTGTATATTAACTTTTAGTGAATAGAATGAGTGGAAATTTGAGCAGCGCGGCAGGCGATCAATTTTACCGGGCACACCGGCTCTTTAGGTCACCCGACGAGAAAACAAAACAGGACAATCTTtcactctctatctctctgtCTTTTGCTCTcattctgtctctctctctctctctctctctctctgtgtgtcCAAATTCAGGGAGAGGAAAATTTCAATTTCTGGAGATCGAAGCCATTTTGCTCCTCAGTCCTCACAAAAACCCACTTTCCCGCATTTTCCCGGAGACTTTCTTTTTTTCCCGGAAAGTGAAGAAAGCATGGGAATTGCAAATAGACCATGTCTTTTGTGTCAGCTTTACTCTTTCCAGGTGTTGCAGGGACCAAACCACATCGTTTTCGTTTGAAAAACCTGTGCTTTACTGCCTCATTTCTTTCAGATAGTTGATTTTCCACAGAAGTTAAGAGTGGGAATATCTGGGTTTGGAGGCTATTTGGAAGCTCATATATAAAGCCCTTGCTTTGGCACCAGAAGGTGAagctatttttctttcaattattttctgTGAAATTGTAAGTGGGTTTTGAATTTCTAGGGATTTTGGGCATCTGGAATCTGGGGTTTTGGAAAAATGGGGGCTTTAGTTGGTTTCTGTGAGAGGGGTTTGAGATATTGGATTGGTGaaattttgatgatttgaaTGTGAATGGACCAAAAGGGGTAGGAGTGTAACTTTGGGGCTGGGGGATCGTGTGGCTGAAAAGTTGAGATCTgttttgggaacttgaagagcaAAGTCAATGAATGTAGCTACTGCAAGTGTCTAATCTTATATACTTTCAGAGTTTTTCTGGTGATTTGAGCTTTTGAAAGTGAAAGAGAAAGTGGGTTTCAGTGAATTTCGAAGGTGGGGTTTCGATGATTTGAGGCGGCTCAGGCAAATTCATAGTCGGGTTGGTTTTGTAGTTTTTTATTGGGGTAATAAAGCTGAGATCTTTAGAGAATTTGGTGTTCAACCAAAGGAGTGATATCGATGTCAGGAGCTCCAAGAGTAAGGTCTATCAATGTGGCTGATTCAGAGTCAAGGCCAGTGCTTGGACCTGCTGGGAACAAGGCAGGGACGTTCAGTTCGAGAAAACCGGCTTCAAAGCCACTGAGAAAGGCTGAGAAATTGGGTAAGGAGGTTAAATCAGCTGAAGAGAAGAAAACCCGTCAATCTTCAATGCATACTACCTCTCCTCAACCGCATTCTCCCAAGGTTCATTCAGTGCTTCGTCGGCACGAGCAGCTATTGCACTCTAATCTTTCGCTAAATGCATCTTGTTCATCGGATGCCTCCACGGATTCGTTTCATAGTAGATCATCCACGGGTAGGCTGATTCGATCAAATAGTGTAGGGAGTGGGAGGAAGCAGTATGTTTCAAAGCCGAGAAGTGTTGTTTCTGATGGTGGATTGGACTCTCCTCATGATGGTTCACAGTCTAAGAAGAGATGCGCTTGGGTGACGCCAAATACTGGttcgttttcatttctttgaTTCTAGTCTAACTGTTTGCGTTGGTAATTGTTTATGGTTTTCTAGTTAGAAATGTAAATCTTCTCTGGATATATTCTTATCTGGTAAAGCATACCATTAGAATTTCTAGAGTATATATCACATCCCCTATTGTTTTCTACCATCTTGAGCTTTGCTTTTGGAAAATTTGAGGGAATATACTGACCAAAATGCTAATTTGGGGCACGGTTTAGACTAGCAGTAGGACTGTCATGATTTAGTTCATAATTCAGCAAAGCGTAGGCAATTTATTCTTCACGCCCCATGCCCCCTCTGATTTAAGATTAGACTTGGCGATGTAGATACGAGTTAGCTTCAGTTCAAAACCAAAATGACTAGGATGCAGTTCGTATTCCAACAAGATAAAAGCAGTTTGTACCTTAGAACGAAGAGCTTCAAGTTAAGGGAGCATAAAGTTTGTGAATAGGcgattttaaataaatttggttGATGGAAGTAATTATGTTCAAGGCTTAATTTGGATTACTCTGTTCAGCTTTTGTATGAGAGATCCAATGAGTATATTACACTGTTCTGATGTCCAAGCCTAACAATTGTAGTCACTCAGCGGctattattttgattttgtctCCTTTTTTATGAATAATTCACATTTCACGTTATTGGTGCATGAATGATAGAAAACAGATATATAACTGCAGAAGTAAACAATTTGCGAAAGTTGTGCATTTCTGCTTATTGTGTGCTTGTCAAATGAATCCAACCAAAGAGGAGGGGTAAGCTTAACCTTGCCAAGCATTGTGGAGGTAGAATTACGTTAATGTTAGCTTAGACACTCACTTTGTATAGTTGAAACAAATAGGATTTTCTACATGGCTTGGAATTCTTCTTCCGGATATTTATTTTCTGATAGAGCCTGGTATGTTGAAGCAGATCCATGTTATGCTGCTTTTCATGATGAAGAATGGGGGCTTCCAGTACACGATGATAAGTAAGTCATAGCAACACTATTTGCATATATGTTGACAGTAATGACTATTACTTTATAAAAATATACTTCACCATCATTTCTTTATCTTCTTGATCACATGCAGGAAACTATTTGAGCTTCTGGTCCTATCAGGTGCTTTGGCTGAGCTTTCATGGCCTGCCATTTTAAGCAAAAAACACATCTTTAGGTATTGTCTCTGTGAaagttttcttttctatttacCAACCTACTTACCCTGAATTATTTTCGGTACAAACTGTTGGGGCCTTTTCAGTGATGGTCCCTTCCTTGTTGAatgggtatttttttttttttgctttcaggGAAGTTTTTGCACATTTTGATCCCATTGCCGTTTCAAAATTGAATGAGAAGAAGCTAATAGCACCAGGAAGTGCTGCAAGTTCCCTATTGTCTGA encodes the following:
- the LOC126613903 gene encoding uncharacterized protein LOC126613903 produces the protein MVRTNLKGETMGLMEKRTALEAEINAIIERLTQPGGPGISGNLLDSEGFPREDIDIPAVRAERRRLAELRNDHKEVTEKLNRNIEVLHSARLTPKQSSLKDSDGQSASVVNVVVSASSTNVHTGSTNTMDVDVIVSVPFALVDEIADESPAAEDGLQLGDQIVKFGSVENGDNLLQKLASEAQANQGRGIPVILVRQGAQVNLTMTPRTWQGRGLLGCHFRIL
- the LOC126610873 gene encoding uncharacterized protein LOC126610873 translates to MSGAPRVRSINVADSESRPVLGPAGNKAGTFSSRKPASKPLRKAEKLGKEVKSAEEKKTRQSSMHTTSPQPHSPKVHSVLRRHEQLLHSNLSLNASCSSDASTDSFHSRSSTGRLIRSNSVGSGRKQYVSKPRSVVSDGGLDSPHDGSQSKKRCAWVTPNTDPCYAAFHDEEWGLPVHDDKKLFELLVLSGALAELSWPAILSKKHIFREVFAHFDPIAVSKLNEKKLIAPGSAASSLLSEPKLRAVIENARQTTKVIEEFGSFDKYIWSFVNNKPIVSRFRYPRQVPAKTPKADVISKDLVRRGFRSVGPTVVYSFMQVAGITNDHLIGCFRFQECVNAAEGKGENGTKDEAGKKTENGIESELSVAIDELSFSSDL